In Plasmodium gaboni strain SY75 chromosome 7, whole genome shotgun sequence, the following are encoded in one genomic region:
- a CDS encoding small exported membrane protein 1: MSQQQKQNEEFNPQEKKFNPLRNPGPAGPYRHHGPQGRTPYMQLHKNQNNNMVHKISNYLGIENKELVEFGLNLFTYVIAIFIALNIYDYVTHRKCGYYKDMLAKIVRFQASLQNTK, translated from the exons ATGAGTCAAcaacaaaaacaaaacgAAGAATTTAATCCCCAAGAAAAGAAATTCAATCCTTTAAGAAACCCTGGACCAGCTGGTCCCTATCGCCATCATGGACCCCAAGGAAGAACACCATATATGCAACTCCAcaaaaatcaaaataataacatgGTACATAAAATAAGTAATTATTTAGGAATTGAAAATAAGGAATTAGTTGAATTTGGTTTAAATTTATTCACATATGTTATAGCTATATTCATTGccttaaatatatatgattac GTAACACATAGAAAATGTGGATATTACAAGGACATGTTGGCTAAAATTGTTAGATTCCAAGCCAGTTTACAAAacacaaaataa
- a CDS encoding chitinase precursor, with product MKFYISLFVIIFSFLSGFRTIGLKGMKQKTRTVGISTNNNNGLVKLNKSLSHVQPHRSSSQRFNCKCKYVYEDGTLEGNVVEG from the coding sequence ATgaaattttatatatcactctttgtaattatattttctttccTATCCGGCTTCCGCACCATAGGTCTTAAGGGTATGAAACAAAAAACAAGAACAGTAGGCATAAGTACCAATAATAACAATGGATTAGTTAAATTAAATAAGTCTTTATCACATGTTCAACCACACCGTAGTTCTTCCCAACGATTTAATTGTAAATGCAAATATGTTTATGAAGATGGAACCCTGGAGGGCAACGTTGTAGAAGGATAA
- a CDS encoding putative exported protein (Plasmodium exported protein, unknown function), whose protein sequence is MAYPLLDDDLKSIRVAFGTCPGNSSMQFGERFWQGFFFGVIIFFVVSKYIRSYKKKRGMRKMKSAYLSKDRGYGGSLLDENENSNGRYRKQRTHGLFEEIEKRNGFDVDDNTNTNTFSEDFDHVEHNSDGKAEGSSYVNNSDENTENHVFENTSYGNHSSQHSVGKQSVNIQEHKKEHNSNNLLAGRNYSLGNYNTGTGSQGSTSSRHYSLGGQPSLSGRSFSGSKSSTNNLATSNTTESSLSGLNTNEIVA, encoded by the exons ATGGCTTATCCTCTTTTAGATGATGACTTAAAATCCATTAGGGTTGCTTTTGGAACTTGTCCTGGGAATAGCTCAATGCAATTTGGAGAGAGATTTTGGCAAGGTTTTTTTTTCGGtgtaattatattttttgtagTGTCTAAATATATACGTTCATATAAGAAGAAAAGAGGAATG aGAAAAATGAAATCTGCTTATTTATCAAAAGATAGAGGATATGGTGGATCATTGTTagatgaaaatgaaaatagTAATGGCAGATATAGAAAACAAAGAACCCATGGCTTATTTGAAGAAATTGAGAAGAGAAATGGATTTGATGTTGATGATAATACAAACACTAATACTTTTTCTGAAGACTTTGATCATGTAGAGCACAATTCAGATGGGAAAGCAGAAGGTTCTTcatatgtaaataattcAGATGAAAATACAGAAAATCATGTATTTGAAAATACTTCATATGGAAATCATTCATCTCAACATAGCGTAGGCAAACAATCTGTTAATATTCAAGAACATAAAAAAGAGCACAATAGTAATAATTTACTTGCAGGAAGAAATTATTCTTTAGGAAATTATAACACAGGAACAGGTTCACAAGGAAGTACATCATCGAGACATTATTCATTAGGAGGACAACCATCATTATCAGGACGCTCTTTTAGTGGTTCAAAAAGTAGCACTAACAATTTAGCTACCTCAAATACAACCGAAAGTAGCTTATCTGGTTTAAACACTAATGAAATTGTTGCATAA